The following are encoded in a window of Sminthopsis crassicaudata isolate SCR6 chromosome 5, ASM4859323v1, whole genome shotgun sequence genomic DNA:
- the RARG gene encoding retinoic acid receptor gamma isoform X3 gives MAANKDRLFVPSALAPGAGFPGTTSFPFAFSGGLRGSPPFEMLNPGFRGLGQPDLPKEMASLSVETQSTSSEEMVPSSPSPPPPPRVYKPCFVCNDKSSGYHYGVSSCEGCKGFFRRSIQKNMVYTCHRDKNCIINKVTRNRCQYCRLQKCFEVGMSKEAVRNDRNKKKKEVKEEGPPDSYELSPQLEELIAKVSKAHQETFPSLCQLGKYTTNSSADHRVQLDLGLWDKFSELATKCIIKIVEFAKRLPGFTGLSIADQITLLKAACLDILMLRICTRYTPEQDTMTFSDGLTLNRTQMHNAGFGPLTDLVFAFAGQLLPLEMDDTETGLLSAICLICGDRMDLEEPEKVDKLQEPLLEALRLYARRRRPSQPYMFPRMLMKITDLRGISTKGAERAITLKMEIPGPMPPLIREMLENPEMFEDDSSQAGPPPEPPSEDEGVGGGADGDLSPQPDPDP, from the exons ATGGCTGCCAATAAGGATCGTCTGTTTGTCCCCAGTGCCCTGGCACCTGGGGCTGGTTTCCCTGGGACGACAAGCTTCCCTTTTGCCTTCTCTGGGGGACTCCGGGGATCCCCACCCTTTGAGATGCTGAATCCCGGCTTCCGGGGCCTGGGCCAGCCTGACCTTCCCAAGGAGATGGCCTCTCTGT CTGTAGAGACCCAGAGCACAAGCTCCGAGGAAATGGTGCCCAGCTCACCCTCGCCCCCTCCGCCACCCAGGGTCTATAAGCCTTGCTTCGTCTGCAATGACAAGTCCTCTGGCTATCACTATGGGGTCAGCTCCTGTGAGGGGTGCAAG GGCTTCTTTCGACGAAGCATCCAGAAGAACATGGTCTACACTTGTCACCGAGATAAGAACTGCATCATCAACAAGGTGACCCGAAACAGGTGCCAGTACTGCCGACTGCAGAAGTGCTTTGAAGTTGGGATGTCCAAGGAAG CTGTCCGGAATGACcggaacaagaaaaagaaagaggtcaAGGAAGAGGGTCCTCCTGACAGCTATGAGCTGAGTCCCCAGCTGGAAGAACTTATTGCTAAGGTCAGCAAGGCCCACCAAGAGACCTTCCCCTCATTGTGCCAGCTGGGCAAGTACACAACG AACTCGAGTGCAGATCACCGGGTACAGCTAGACCTGGGCCTCTGGGACAAATTCAGCGAGTTGGCCACCAAGTGTATCATCAAGATTGTGGAATTTGCCAAGAGGCTACCAGGGTTCACAGGACTCAGCATAGCTGACCAGATCACCCTCCTCAAGGCAGCCTGCTTGGACATCTTG atgctTCGGATCTGCACCCGGTACACCCCAGAGCAGGACACGATGACGTTTTCTGACGGGCTGACCCTAAATCGGACACAGATGCACAATGCTGGCTTTGGGCCTCTCACAGACTTGGTCTTCGCCTTTGCTGGGCAGCTGCTGCCTCTGGAGATGGATGACACAGAGACGGGGCTGCTTAGTGCCATTTGCCTCATCTGTGGAG ACCGAATGGACCTAGAGGAACCAGAGAAAGTGGACAAGTTGCAGGAACCGCTCCTGGAGGCTCTGCGGCTATATGCGAGGCGTCGCCGGCCCAGCCAGCCCTACATGTTCCCAAGGATGCTCATGAAGATCACTGACCTTCGGGGCATCAGTACCAAGG GAGCCGAACGTGCCATCACCTTAAAGATGGAGATCCCAGGCCCGATGCCCCCCCTGATCCGGGAGATGCTGGAGAACCCTGAGATGTTTGAGGACGACTCCTCGCAAGCCGGGCCCCCACCGGAGCCTCCCAGCGAGGATGAGGGAGTAGGGGGTGGGGCTGACGGGGACCTCAGCCCCCAACCTGACCCAGACCCCTGA
- the RARG gene encoding retinoic acid receptor gamma isoform X1, with product MAANKDRLFVPSALAPGAGFPGTTSFPFAFSGGLRGSPPFEMLNPGFRGLGQPDLPKEMASLCLSPRTPLLCGLAGTAPCRLGPTRGPFAREEMRQLSEGKEGVNARAVETQSTSSEEMVPSSPSPPPPPRVYKPCFVCNDKSSGYHYGVSSCEGCKGFFRRSIQKNMVYTCHRDKNCIINKVTRNRCQYCRLQKCFEVGMSKEAVRNDRNKKKKEVKEEGPPDSYELSPQLEELIAKVSKAHQETFPSLCQLGKYTTNSSADHRVQLDLGLWDKFSELATKCIIKIVEFAKRLPGFTGLSIADQITLLKAACLDILMLRICTRYTPEQDTMTFSDGLTLNRTQMHNAGFGPLTDLVFAFAGQLLPLEMDDTETGLLSAICLICGDRMDLEEPEKVDKLQEPLLEALRLYARRRRPSQPYMFPRMLMKITDLRGISTKGAERAITLKMEIPGPMPPLIREMLENPEMFEDDSSQAGPPPEPPSEDEGVGGGADGDLSPQPDPDP from the exons ATGGCTGCCAATAAGGATCGTCTGTTTGTCCCCAGTGCCCTGGCACCTGGGGCTGGTTTCCCTGGGACGACAAGCTTCCCTTTTGCCTTCTCTGGGGGACTCCGGGGATCCCCACCCTTTGAGATGCTGAATCCCGGCTTCCGGGGCCTGGGCCAGCCTGACCTTCCCAAGGAGATGGCCTCTCTGT GCCTGTCTCCTCGAACCCCCCTGCTTTGTGGATTGGCTGGCACTGCCCCGTGCCGGCTTGGCCCCACCCGGGGCCCTTTCGCAAGAGAGGAAATGAGGCAGCTCTCTGAGGGCAAGGAAGGCGTCAATGCCCGAG CTGTAGAGACCCAGAGCACAAGCTCCGAGGAAATGGTGCCCAGCTCACCCTCGCCCCCTCCGCCACCCAGGGTCTATAAGCCTTGCTTCGTCTGCAATGACAAGTCCTCTGGCTATCACTATGGGGTCAGCTCCTGTGAGGGGTGCAAG GGCTTCTTTCGACGAAGCATCCAGAAGAACATGGTCTACACTTGTCACCGAGATAAGAACTGCATCATCAACAAGGTGACCCGAAACAGGTGCCAGTACTGCCGACTGCAGAAGTGCTTTGAAGTTGGGATGTCCAAGGAAG CTGTCCGGAATGACcggaacaagaaaaagaaagaggtcaAGGAAGAGGGTCCTCCTGACAGCTATGAGCTGAGTCCCCAGCTGGAAGAACTTATTGCTAAGGTCAGCAAGGCCCACCAAGAGACCTTCCCCTCATTGTGCCAGCTGGGCAAGTACACAACG AACTCGAGTGCAGATCACCGGGTACAGCTAGACCTGGGCCTCTGGGACAAATTCAGCGAGTTGGCCACCAAGTGTATCATCAAGATTGTGGAATTTGCCAAGAGGCTACCAGGGTTCACAGGACTCAGCATAGCTGACCAGATCACCCTCCTCAAGGCAGCCTGCTTGGACATCTTG atgctTCGGATCTGCACCCGGTACACCCCAGAGCAGGACACGATGACGTTTTCTGACGGGCTGACCCTAAATCGGACACAGATGCACAATGCTGGCTTTGGGCCTCTCACAGACTTGGTCTTCGCCTTTGCTGGGCAGCTGCTGCCTCTGGAGATGGATGACACAGAGACGGGGCTGCTTAGTGCCATTTGCCTCATCTGTGGAG ACCGAATGGACCTAGAGGAACCAGAGAAAGTGGACAAGTTGCAGGAACCGCTCCTGGAGGCTCTGCGGCTATATGCGAGGCGTCGCCGGCCCAGCCAGCCCTACATGTTCCCAAGGATGCTCATGAAGATCACTGACCTTCGGGGCATCAGTACCAAGG GAGCCGAACGTGCCATCACCTTAAAGATGGAGATCCCAGGCCCGATGCCCCCCCTGATCCGGGAGATGCTGGAGAACCCTGAGATGTTTGAGGACGACTCCTCGCAAGCCGGGCCCCCACCGGAGCCTCCCAGCGAGGATGAGGGAGTAGGGGGTGGGGCTGACGGGGACCTCAGCCCCCAACCTGACCCAGACCCCTGA
- the RARG gene encoding retinoic acid receptor gamma isoform X2 gives MYDCMETFAGSPRRLYGAVGPGAGLLRKASGSPCFAGLESFAWSQSASLQCLSPRTPLLCGLAGTAPCRLGPTRGPFAREEMRQLSEGKEGVNARAVETQSTSSEEMVPSSPSPPPPPRVYKPCFVCNDKSSGYHYGVSSCEGCKGFFRRSIQKNMVYTCHRDKNCIINKVTRNRCQYCRLQKCFEVGMSKEAVRNDRNKKKKEVKEEGPPDSYELSPQLEELIAKVSKAHQETFPSLCQLGKYTTNSSADHRVQLDLGLWDKFSELATKCIIKIVEFAKRLPGFTGLSIADQITLLKAACLDILMLRICTRYTPEQDTMTFSDGLTLNRTQMHNAGFGPLTDLVFAFAGQLLPLEMDDTETGLLSAICLICGDRMDLEEPEKVDKLQEPLLEALRLYARRRRPSQPYMFPRMLMKITDLRGISTKGAERAITLKMEIPGPMPPLIREMLENPEMFEDDSSQAGPPPEPPSEDEGVGGGADGDLSPQPDPDP, from the exons ATGTACGATTGCATGGAGACGTTTGCCGGGAGCCCCAGACGACTGTACGGGGCGGTGGGGCCCGGGGCTGGCTTGCTGCGCAAAGCCTCCGGCAGCCCCTGCTTCGCCGGACTTGAGTCCTTTGCTTGGTCGCAGTCCGCCAGTCTACAAT GCCTGTCTCCTCGAACCCCCCTGCTTTGTGGATTGGCTGGCACTGCCCCGTGCCGGCTTGGCCCCACCCGGGGCCCTTTCGCAAGAGAGGAAATGAGGCAGCTCTCTGAGGGCAAGGAAGGCGTCAATGCCCGAG CTGTAGAGACCCAGAGCACAAGCTCCGAGGAAATGGTGCCCAGCTCACCCTCGCCCCCTCCGCCACCCAGGGTCTATAAGCCTTGCTTCGTCTGCAATGACAAGTCCTCTGGCTATCACTATGGGGTCAGCTCCTGTGAGGGGTGCAAG GGCTTCTTTCGACGAAGCATCCAGAAGAACATGGTCTACACTTGTCACCGAGATAAGAACTGCATCATCAACAAGGTGACCCGAAACAGGTGCCAGTACTGCCGACTGCAGAAGTGCTTTGAAGTTGGGATGTCCAAGGAAG CTGTCCGGAATGACcggaacaagaaaaagaaagaggtcaAGGAAGAGGGTCCTCCTGACAGCTATGAGCTGAGTCCCCAGCTGGAAGAACTTATTGCTAAGGTCAGCAAGGCCCACCAAGAGACCTTCCCCTCATTGTGCCAGCTGGGCAAGTACACAACG AACTCGAGTGCAGATCACCGGGTACAGCTAGACCTGGGCCTCTGGGACAAATTCAGCGAGTTGGCCACCAAGTGTATCATCAAGATTGTGGAATTTGCCAAGAGGCTACCAGGGTTCACAGGACTCAGCATAGCTGACCAGATCACCCTCCTCAAGGCAGCCTGCTTGGACATCTTG atgctTCGGATCTGCACCCGGTACACCCCAGAGCAGGACACGATGACGTTTTCTGACGGGCTGACCCTAAATCGGACACAGATGCACAATGCTGGCTTTGGGCCTCTCACAGACTTGGTCTTCGCCTTTGCTGGGCAGCTGCTGCCTCTGGAGATGGATGACACAGAGACGGGGCTGCTTAGTGCCATTTGCCTCATCTGTGGAG ACCGAATGGACCTAGAGGAACCAGAGAAAGTGGACAAGTTGCAGGAACCGCTCCTGGAGGCTCTGCGGCTATATGCGAGGCGTCGCCGGCCCAGCCAGCCCTACATGTTCCCAAGGATGCTCATGAAGATCACTGACCTTCGGGGCATCAGTACCAAGG GAGCCGAACGTGCCATCACCTTAAAGATGGAGATCCCAGGCCCGATGCCCCCCCTGATCCGGGAGATGCTGGAGAACCCTGAGATGTTTGAGGACGACTCCTCGCAAGCCGGGCCCCCACCGGAGCCTCCCAGCGAGGATGAGGGAGTAGGGGGTGGGGCTGACGGGGACCTCAGCCCCCAACCTGACCCAGACCCCTGA
- the RARG gene encoding retinoic acid receptor gamma isoform X4 — protein MYDCMETFAGSPRRLYGAVGPGAGLLRKASGSPCFAGLESFAWSQSASLQSVETQSTSSEEMVPSSPSPPPPPRVYKPCFVCNDKSSGYHYGVSSCEGCKGFFRRSIQKNMVYTCHRDKNCIINKVTRNRCQYCRLQKCFEVGMSKEAVRNDRNKKKKEVKEEGPPDSYELSPQLEELIAKVSKAHQETFPSLCQLGKYTTNSSADHRVQLDLGLWDKFSELATKCIIKIVEFAKRLPGFTGLSIADQITLLKAACLDILMLRICTRYTPEQDTMTFSDGLTLNRTQMHNAGFGPLTDLVFAFAGQLLPLEMDDTETGLLSAICLICGDRMDLEEPEKVDKLQEPLLEALRLYARRRRPSQPYMFPRMLMKITDLRGISTKGAERAITLKMEIPGPMPPLIREMLENPEMFEDDSSQAGPPPEPPSEDEGVGGGADGDLSPQPDPDP, from the exons ATGTACGATTGCATGGAGACGTTTGCCGGGAGCCCCAGACGACTGTACGGGGCGGTGGGGCCCGGGGCTGGCTTGCTGCGCAAAGCCTCCGGCAGCCCCTGCTTCGCCGGACTTGAGTCCTTTGCTTGGTCGCAGTCCGCCAGTCTACAAT CTGTAGAGACCCAGAGCACAAGCTCCGAGGAAATGGTGCCCAGCTCACCCTCGCCCCCTCCGCCACCCAGGGTCTATAAGCCTTGCTTCGTCTGCAATGACAAGTCCTCTGGCTATCACTATGGGGTCAGCTCCTGTGAGGGGTGCAAG GGCTTCTTTCGACGAAGCATCCAGAAGAACATGGTCTACACTTGTCACCGAGATAAGAACTGCATCATCAACAAGGTGACCCGAAACAGGTGCCAGTACTGCCGACTGCAGAAGTGCTTTGAAGTTGGGATGTCCAAGGAAG CTGTCCGGAATGACcggaacaagaaaaagaaagaggtcaAGGAAGAGGGTCCTCCTGACAGCTATGAGCTGAGTCCCCAGCTGGAAGAACTTATTGCTAAGGTCAGCAAGGCCCACCAAGAGACCTTCCCCTCATTGTGCCAGCTGGGCAAGTACACAACG AACTCGAGTGCAGATCACCGGGTACAGCTAGACCTGGGCCTCTGGGACAAATTCAGCGAGTTGGCCACCAAGTGTATCATCAAGATTGTGGAATTTGCCAAGAGGCTACCAGGGTTCACAGGACTCAGCATAGCTGACCAGATCACCCTCCTCAAGGCAGCCTGCTTGGACATCTTG atgctTCGGATCTGCACCCGGTACACCCCAGAGCAGGACACGATGACGTTTTCTGACGGGCTGACCCTAAATCGGACACAGATGCACAATGCTGGCTTTGGGCCTCTCACAGACTTGGTCTTCGCCTTTGCTGGGCAGCTGCTGCCTCTGGAGATGGATGACACAGAGACGGGGCTGCTTAGTGCCATTTGCCTCATCTGTGGAG ACCGAATGGACCTAGAGGAACCAGAGAAAGTGGACAAGTTGCAGGAACCGCTCCTGGAGGCTCTGCGGCTATATGCGAGGCGTCGCCGGCCCAGCCAGCCCTACATGTTCCCAAGGATGCTCATGAAGATCACTGACCTTCGGGGCATCAGTACCAAGG GAGCCGAACGTGCCATCACCTTAAAGATGGAGATCCCAGGCCCGATGCCCCCCCTGATCCGGGAGATGCTGGAGAACCCTGAGATGTTTGAGGACGACTCCTCGCAAGCCGGGCCCCCACCGGAGCCTCCCAGCGAGGATGAGGGAGTAGGGGGTGGGGCTGACGGGGACCTCAGCCCCCAACCTGACCCAGACCCCTGA